In one window of Solanum pennellii chromosome 2, SPENNV200 DNA:
- the LOC107009813 gene encoding uncharacterized protein LOC107009813 produces the protein MTNMFNLRKNHPSSRPTQSTFWTISPHPIPTHTLSQQRSPSRLNFDASQYEGIGDKIEKSKLDALQRKIHDLEKKVNGGLNSTPTPGLRYKNLCLHPGVELPSGFKIQKFNMFDGRGDPIAHLKDFCSRLVGLENNEPLLMRLFIQSLSGIAFTSYVKQDFDKWLAWEDMAREFVEQYKFNKKVDPTMLNLIKLKKLSHESFEEYVIRWRMEASKIRHLPHEEELVQTLIRSLEGIYYKTLFFAGIQSFDSLIRIGKELEYGIQSGRIADTQKSFQVLKDSLDERNEDASTYIPPKQRNQNIEQIHAILEPSYPQVSQHKVRKPRVFTPLRETLTDIFQRLWAKGLLRPINGWIPKHSTSNFNLSKNCAYHSNIQGHDTEECAALRNKIQNMIEKGKIIVQQGRQNNNCNPSMANTFIVQGDPTKMYVRHLTRKRKSHQRN, from the coding sequence atgacaaatatgTTCAACCTTCGAAAAAATCACCCATCTTCTCGTCCAACACAAAGTACCTTTTGGACCATCTCTCCTCATCCTATTCCTACTCACACCCTCTCTCAACAAAGGTCTCCATCACGCCTCAACTTTGATGCTTCACAATATGAGGGAATAGGTGACAAAATAGAGAAGTCTAAGCTAGATGCACTGCAACGAAAAATACATGACTTGGAGAAAAAGGTGAATGGAGGATTAAATTCAACACCAACTCCTGGCCTAAGGTATAAAAATTTATGTCTACACCCAGGAGTTGAATTGCCGTCAggatttaaaatacaaaaattcaaCATGTTCGACGGACGTGGGGATCCAATAGCACATCTCAAAGATTTCTGCAGCAGGCTAGTTGGCTTAGAAAACAATGAACCTCTCCTAATGAGGTTATTTATTCAAAGCTTATCAGGAATAGCCTTCACTTCGTACGTCAAACAAGACTTTGACAAATGGCTCGCATGGGAAGACATGGCTCGAGAATTTGTGGAacaatacaagtttaataaaaAGGTTGACCCTACAAtgttaaatttgatcaaattgaagaaattaagtCACGAATCTTTTGAGGAATATGTCATACGATGGAGAATGGAAGCCTCCAAGATACGTCACTTACCGCATGAAGAGGAGTTGGTCCAAACTCTCATCAGATCACTTGAGGGTATATACTACAAAACCCTATTCTTTGCTGGTATTCAAAGTTTCGACAGTCTAATTCGAATTGGAAAAGAGTTAGAATATGGCATTCAGTCTGGAAGAATTGCTGATACACAAAAATCTTTTCAAGTCCTGAAAGACTCATTAGAtgaaaggaatgaagatgcatCTACCTATATACCTCCGAAACAAAGAAATCAGAATATTGAGCAAATTCATGCTATTCTTGAGCCTTCCTACCCTCAGGTATCTCAACATAAGGTGAGGAAACCTCGCGTCTTCACTCCCTTAAGGGAAACTTTGACCGACATTTTCCAGAGATTATGGGCTAAAGGACTTCTAAGACCAATAAATGGATGGATTCCCAAGCACTCTACTTCAAACTTTAATCTATCCAAAAATTGTGCCTATCATTCTAACATTCAAGGTCATGACACCGAAGAATGTGCAGCATTGAGAAATAAGATTCAGAATAtgattgaaaaaggaaaaattatagtTCAACAAGGACGACAAAACAACAATTGCAATCCTTCTATGGCGAATACATTCATCGTTCAAGGAGACCCTACAAAGATGTATGTTAGGCACTTGACAAGGAAGCGTAAATCACATCAGAGAAATTGA